Below is a window of Vibrio gazogenes DNA.
CAGCACCTGTCTCTCAGTTCCCGAAGGCACAAGACTGTCTCCAGTCTCTTCTGAGGATGTCAAGAGTAGGTAAGGTTCTTCGCGTTGCATCGAATTAAACCACATGCTCCACCGCTTGTGCGGGCCCCCGTCAATTCATTTGAGTTTTAATCTTGCGACCGTACTCCCCAGGCGGTCTACTTAACGCGTTAGCTCCGAAAGCCACGGCTCAAGGCCACAACCTCCAAGTAGACATCGTTTACGGCGTGGACTACCAGGGTATCTAATCCTGTTTGCTCCCCACGCTTTCGCATCTGAGTGTCAGTATCTGTCCAGGGGGCCGCCTTCGCCACCGGTATTCCTTCAGATCTCTACGCATTTCACCGCTACACCTGAAATTCTACCCCCCTCTACAGTACTCTAGCCTCCCAGTTTCAAATGCAACTCCGGGGTTAAGCCCCGGGCTTTCACATCTGACTTAAAAAACCACCTGCATGCGCTTTACGCCCAGTAATTCCGATTAACGCTCGCACCCTCCGTATTACCGCGGCTGCTGGCACGGAGTTAGCCGGTGCTTCTTCTGCAGCTAACGTCAAAATATAACTCTATTAAAGCTATATCCTTCCTCACTGCTGAAAGTACTTTACAACCCGAAGGCCTTCTTCATACACGCGGCATGGCTGCATCAGGCTTGCGCCCATTGTGCAATATTCCCCACTGCTGCCTCCCGTAGGAGTCTGGACCGTGTCTCAGTTCCAGTGTGGCTGATCATCCTCTCAGACCAGCTAGAGATCGTCGCCTTGGTGAGCCTTTACCTCACCAACTAGCTAATCCCACCTGGGCATATCCCGACGCGAGAGGCCCGAAGGTCCCCCTCTTTGGTCCGTAGACGTTATGCGGTATTAGCCATCGTTTCCAATGGTTATCCCCCACATCAGGGCAATTTCCCAGGCTTTACTCACCCGTCCGCCGCTCGTCAGCAAAGAAGCAAGCTTCTTTCTGTTACCGCTCAACTTGCATGTGTTAGGCCTGCCGCCAGCGTTCAATCTGAGCCATGATCAAACTCTTCAATTAAAGTTTTTGTGACACCGAAGTGTCGGCTCAATGAATACTGCTTTTCGTCTCCGCTTTTAAAAAAACAGAAGCAAAAAGTGACATTACATAAGTAATGTTGAATTGACTGTGCTCTTGTCAGATAACAGTAAACTGCTTTCCAACTTGATATTGGTCACTCGATTCATTGATAAAATCTTATTGGATATTTATCGACGAGTGCCCACACAGATTGATTGGTCTATATTGTTAAAGAGCGATTCTTCAAAACGTTCTCCGTTCGAAGAGGCGGCCATTCTAACGAGATAAATCTTGGTGTCAAACACTTTTTTCAGATTTATTTTTCGGTGAAGACCGGGCTGACACAGATGGGGATTTCTCTCCGCTATCCCGTGTCAGCGAGGGGCATTATAGGCATCGCCTTTCGATTGGCAAGCCTTTTTTGCAAGTTTTTTTAAAACAACGATGAACACACCTGTTTGTGGGTATATTTCATTCAATCAGCTTGTTTTATCTACAAATTTTTAAATGCTTGTGCAAAAATTTCAACTTTATTCCAGTTTGTATATTCGACTTCTTTTGATGTATCGGTTTCACCACCAGTCATCTTCATAATGAATCGAATCATGAACCGATCAAAAAAACGATATCTTGGATAACGTAATGCCCCCGCAAAAACACCGATCATTTGAGGTTGCCAGAGAGATTTACGTAAAAAAGTCTGAATGTAAGCACTCCCTTCCGGTGTATCTTTTTTCTGTTCTTCTTTTCGCGCGGTCAAGTTGACACAAATAAAAGCAGCTTCTGATTCATCTAACTGTTGATGATGTTGATCGATAAATTGATAAAGTGCTTTGTTCAATCGACCATAGCGAATCGAAGCACCGACTAATACTTTATCGTAAAGCGCCAAATTGAGTTTTGGGTTCAGATGTAAATCAACATACTCACACTGATAGTTTTCAAGCTGCGCGATAATATGTTCAACAATTTTTTTGGTCTGTCCTTCTCGGGTTGAATACAGACAGAGAACTTTCTTCACAAGTATTCCTCTTAATTACGCCAAAATGCAGGAGTGAATAGAACAAGCAATGTAAAGATTTCTAATCGCCCAAATAACATCGAAATAATCAGAATCCACTTTGCTTTATCATTAATATCACCAAAGTGGACAGCAACTTCTCCCAGCCCCGGACCAAGGTTATTGAGTGTCGCTGCAACAGCCGAAAATGCACTTAACTCTTCCATCCCTGTCGCGATTAAAGCCAACATACATAAAACGAAAACCAGCGTATAGGTGGAAAAGAACCCCCATACGGCATCAATAACTCGTGGAGACAAAGCTTTATCTCCGAGCTTAATTGGATAAATGGCCCGAGGATGAACAAGACGTTTCATCTCTCGCCCACCTTGCAAGGTCAATAGCAGAATCCGAATCACTTTCAATCCACCGCCCGTAGACCCGGCACACCCGCCAATAAATGAAGAGAAGAGCAACAATACCGGTAAAAAAAGTGGCCAGTCAGAAAACCCCGTGGTCGTGAATCCGGCCGTGGTTGAAACGGAGACACTCTGAAATAGTGCTTTATCAAACACTTCAGCGACTGAACCGGATTGCTGATGAAGCAGTAAAACAGAAAAACAAGTGACAAACAGGATCGCCTGAATAAACAAAAACGTTCTGAATTCATAATCTTTCCAGTAAAGCTTGGGATGGATACCGCCGGAAGCAAAGGCCGCATAATGTAACGTAAAATTACAAGAAGAGATCAGCAGGAAAACAACCGTTATCAGGTTAATGGCCTGACTATTGAAATACCCCATACTGGCATCATGCGTAGAAAACCCACCGATCGCAATCGTAGAGAAACTATGGCATATCGCATCAAAGAAAGTCATCCCCGCAAGCCAATACAGAAAAGCACAGATGAGCGTGATTCCTAGATAGATATACCAAAGCGCTTTCGCGGTTTCTGCAATTCGTGGCGTGACTTTGGTATCTTTCACAGGACCGGGGATTTCAGCCCGATAGAGCTGCATCCCACCGATCCCAAGAACAGGAAGAATCGCAACGGCTAGGACAATAATCCCCATCCCACCGAACCACTGTAGAAACTGCCGATAGAACAAAATGGCTTTAGGAAGCTCATCTAAGCCGACGATAACGGTCGCTCCGGTGGTTGTCAGAGCTGAAAAAGATTCAAAAAAAGAATCCGTCAAAGAAATATTCGGATTATCCGAAATAAAAAATGGAATCGCCCCGGCACTCCCAATTACGGTCCAGAATAAAACGACAATCAAAAAACCATCACGAGATTTCAATTCATGTTTATGATTACGATTCGGAAACCAGATAACAGCACCGCAAAGGAGCAAAACGAAAAAAGTCGTCACAAACGAAACGCCGGCACCATCACGATAGATCAAAGCCACCAGCGCAGGCGCCAGCATAGAAACACTGAATAAGGCAAGGAGTAATCCGACGATACGGATAATAGAACGAAATTGCATGATGGTATGGCTGATTCTAACCTTAGTTGATTAGTTCATCATCTGAACTTACGAGAACTCTTGCACTACTTTTATTGGTTATCACTTGTATAAACTCATCAATATATCGAATTTCAATCTCAATCGTGATAACAACCCGCTGAAGGTACTGTGCTTCTAGCGCCTGAGCACCAAATTGCTGAATAACGGATTGAGCCAAAGGAATCAACCCATAGTCTAGCGCCAAGTTTAATCTCTTGGTGATTTTTTTTTCGATAGTTTGAAGTTGCTTAAGCGCTTGCTGAACACCGCCACCATAAGCTTTAACTAGACCACCGGTTCCCAGCTTAACACCACCATAGTAGCGAACCACTACCGCGGTAATTTCTCCGACGTGTGCCCCCGACAACTGCGCTAAAATCGGCTTCCCTGCCGTTCCGGATGGTTCGCCATCATCACTAAATCCCCATTTCATTGAATCCTCCGGTCGTCCGGCGACAAAAGCCCAACAATGATGTCTGGCATCAGGGTACTGATGTTTAATCTGCTCAATAAAGCTCTTGGATGATTCAATCCCCGGCGTATGCTGAAGAAAAGTCATAAACAGACTTTTCTTGATCTCTTCGTCATAACGGACCGGAATTGCCGGAACTGCATAAGGCTGATCATTCATTCAATATTCAGAATCACATCAAATCAGAGAATTGCCACAGTCTAGCACGACCATAAAGAAAAGTGCTGCGGATCTAAAAAAACGGAATTTATCTTTCCATTTATTGCAGTTATCTCAACTTATGACCACACTTTTCGAATACTAACAAAGTCATCGTACCAGTTGGCTTAGGACAAATGCATGTCAGGAGATAATTCATGATCTTTCAATCAAAGACATTGCAGGTAAAGGAAATAGAAGGTGGTATCCTTGAGCTGCAGTTTTGCACACCTCTGTCGGTCAATACCCTTGATACGGCGACGCTGGGCTATCTGGATAAAGCATTGGATGCAATCCAAGGCTTTCCGGGACTCAAAGGCTTAGTACTGACATCCGATAAAGAAAGTTTCATTGTCGGAGCCGATATCAATGAGTTTTTAAGCTTGTTCCAATATCCAAGTGATGAGTTGGAGCAATGGCTTCACTATGCCAACCAAATATTCTGTAAACTTGAGGATTTGCCGGTACCGACAGTCTCAGCACTACGCGGATATGCCCTTGGAGGCGGATGTGAGTGTGTACTCGCAACTGATTTTCGGGTTGCCGCCCGATCAACAAAAATAGGCTTACCCGAAACAAGACTCGGGATAATGCCCGGATTTGGCGGCTGTGTTCGTCTGCCAAGATTAGTCGGTGCAGATAACGCCTTAGAAGCGATTGTTCAGGCCAAAATATTCAATGCTGAACACGCCCTCTCTATCGGATTGGTCGATGCAATCACAACTGAAGAAGCACTCCTCGAAACGGCAAAAAGAACGCTGGATGATGCGATTCACTGTCGGATTGACTGGAAAAAAATACGTCAGGAAAAATGTGCACCGCTTTCTTTATCACCCGTCGAAAGTTTGATGGTTTTCTCTACAGCCAAAGGAATGACTCACCAAAAAGTAAGCCATCACTACATGGCACCTTTCCTGGCGATTGAGACCATTGAATCTTCAGCCACACTACACAGAGATGAAGCGCTTAATATTGAACGGAAGAACTTTGTCACACTCGCGAAATCAGATCAGGCAACCGCTCTGGTCAGTATTTATCTCAATGACCAGTATATTAAAGGTCTCGCCAAAAAAGCCAAACAGTCACTCTCCCATGCAACCAATCATAGTGCTGTGATTGGTGCTGGTGTCATGGGAGGCGGTATTG
It encodes the following:
- the hemG gene encoding menaquinone-dependent protoporphyrinogen IX dehydrogenase — encoded protein: MKKVLCLYSTREGQTKKIVEHIIAQLENYQCEYVDLHLNPKLNLALYDKVLVGASIRYGRLNKALYQFIDQHHQQLDESEAAFICVNLTARKEEQKKDTPEGSAYIQTFLRKSLWQPQMIGVFAGALRYPRYRFFDRFMIRFIMKMTGGETDTSKEVEYTNWNKVEIFAQAFKNL
- a CDS encoding TrkH family potassium uptake protein, which codes for MQFRSIIRIVGLLLALFSVSMLAPALVALIYRDGAGVSFVTTFFVLLLCGAVIWFPNRNHKHELKSRDGFLIVVLFWTVIGSAGAIPFFISDNPNISLTDSFFESFSALTTTGATVIVGLDELPKAILFYRQFLQWFGGMGIIVLAVAILPVLGIGGMQLYRAEIPGPVKDTKVTPRIAETAKALWYIYLGITLICAFLYWLAGMTFFDAICHSFSTIAIGGFSTHDASMGYFNSQAINLITVVFLLISSCNFTLHYAAFASGGIHPKLYWKDYEFRTFLFIQAILFVTCFSVLLLHQQSGSVAEVFDKALFQSVSVSTTAGFTTTGFSDWPLFLPVLLLFSSFIGGCAGSTGGGLKVIRILLLTLQGGREMKRLVHPRAIYPIKLGDKALSPRVIDAVWGFFSTYTLVFVLCMLALIATGMEELSAFSAVAATLNNLGPGLGEVAVHFGDINDKAKWILIISMLFGRLEIFTLLVLFTPAFWRN
- a CDS encoding YigZ family protein — protein: MNDQPYAVPAIPVRYDEEIKKSLFMTFLQHTPGIESSKSFIEQIKHQYPDARHHCWAFVAGRPEDSMKWGFSDDGEPSGTAGKPILAQLSGAHVGEITAVVVRYYGGVKLGTGGLVKAYGGGVQQALKQLQTIEKKITKRLNLALDYGLIPLAQSVIQQFGAQALEAQYLQRVVITIEIEIRYIDEFIQVITNKSSARVLVSSDDELIN